The DNA region TTCCTGGATCTTTTGAATGAGCCGTTGAAGGCTTTCCAAAGCTTCATGGAGCCAATGGACAAAACTCCAAATCTATTGGATATGGGTTCCGCAAAAGTTGTTGCTGCGTATATGGCTGACCAGATGAATGACGTCGCCAAAAACGTGGTGGTTTCCCCTGAAGGTTTTGATTTCGATATTCCGGATTATATGTTGTTTGAACGTGGCAGCTCGCAGCCCAACGCCAACTTTGTCCAGGTTATGGATAAAATCAAAGGTGTGACGGCTGGTTTGAAAGACGCAGAAATCAAATTGACCTCCGGATTGTTCATTGAATCAGTACCGGATGGAACTTTGATGTCAGCCAATCGCGTGGCTTCACAGCGATTGGATATCGTTCGTAATAAGATTGCGGCTTCATTGGAAAGCAGCTCGGTTGCAGTCAATGGCGCGATCAGCGTGAAAGAAAAACGTGGTGAAGTGGACCCTAAGAAATTGGTGGGCTTTATTCGTGTAAAGATCGCGCAAAAGGAACTTACTTCAGACGGTCAAAAACAGCGTAAGTTGGACTCCTTGTTTGGTGACCAACGTGTGGATATGTCAGTGTATGATAATTTTGTGCACCAGGTTTCCACTCGCCGCAAACAGGAAGCTCAGTCCAAAAAACCGCTTCGTGAGCAAGTGGATGATGAATTGAAAGACGCTGCTAAAAGCCCGTCTTCGCTGACAGAATAAAGTAAATATCGCCAGTGCCGTTCAGGTCGCCGGCAGCAGAGGTGCCGGTTACGGCACCTTCAAAAAAGATGACTCCCCAAGTGGTCCCGATTCCCGTTCTTAAATCAAAATAGCTGCTAATTGAATCGACGTCGGGTGTGTTGTATCCGGCTTCATTGTCCCAGATCCAACTTGTGAAGACTTGTGTGGATTTTCCAAAACCAATCCTTGCGGATTTTTTGTGGGTGCCTTCCCAGTTGCTGAAGGCTTCATACTTCACGCGGTAGGTTCCAAAATTCAGATGCAGGCCCAGGATGTTTCCGTTGCGCTCGCCATCCTGATAAAAAGTGCTGTGCGAATAGCTGAGGATGGCATTGGATTCCTGGGTGAAATTGATTTTAATATCCCCATTGGCGCGTAGATTGAAATTGTCATCGCCCACTTCATAGTTGGTATTCGAACCCCAAAGTCCCAGTCGGAACTGCGGGCCAAAGTTAAACCAGAATGAACCTTGTAAAGCGGGAGAGCCATCGGTTTGGTTCAATCCGTTTTCAACGTATTGAGACAGTAAGGAAACCTGGCCGTCCATTTTAAAGGTCGGTGATGAATTCTCCGCAGCAAAGCTGTAGGAGTTAAGGCCAATGAATGTTATGATAAAACTGATGTATCTTCGCATAGATAGTGCATTTGATTGTGAACGAAGAAAGTACAAAATAAAAGAAAAGCCGTCAGGGAGCTGGACCAACAGCCAAGCGGCAGGTATGTAAGGTTATGAATTTAGATCTGCCTTTGGATGAATACACGTATATTGCATTTGATACCGAGACCAGCGGAGCCTATCCGGTA from Bdellovibrio sp. GT3 includes:
- a CDS encoding flagellar motor protein MotB, with product MAEKKQTIVIKKIIVQGGGGHGGSWKVALADFMTALMAFFLVMWIVGQSDQTKKAVSDYFSTPSVIEYNFQNFGVELTLEKLFLDLLNEPLKAFQSFMEPMDKTPNLLDMGSAKVVAAYMADQMNDVAKNVVVSPEGFDFDIPDYMLFERGSSQPNANFVQVMDKIKGVTAGLKDAEIKLTSGLFIESVPDGTLMSANRVASQRLDIVRNKIAASLESSSVAVNGAISVKEKRGEVDPKKLVGFIRVKIAQKELTSDGQKQRKLDSLFGDQRVDMSVYDNFVHQVSTRRKQEAQSKKPLREQVDDELKDAAKSPSSLTE
- a CDS encoding TorF family putative porin, whose product is MRRYISFIITFIGLNSYSFAAENSSPTFKMDGQVSLLSQYVENGLNQTDGSPALQGSFWFNFGPQFRLGLWGSNTNYEVGDDNFNLRANGDIKINFTQESNAILSYSHSTFYQDGERNGNILGLHLNFGTYRVKYEAFSNWEGTHKKSARIGFGKSTQVFTSWIWDNEAGYNTPDVDSISSYFDLRTGIGTTWGVIFFEGAVTGTSAAGDLNGTGDIYFILSAKTGF